ctagtattgagtttgaacaacaaggaagacggtgtagagtcttataatgttttcaatatgtcttttatgtgagttttgctgcaccggttcatccttgtgtttgtttcaaataagccttgctaacctaaaccttgtatcgagagggaatacttctcatgcatccaaaatacttgagccaaccactatgccatttgtgtccaccatacctacctactacatggtatttctccgccattccatagtaaattgcttgagtgctacctttaaaattctatcattcacctttgcaatatatagctcatgggacaaatagcttaaaaactattgtggtattgaatatgtaattatgcactttatctcttattaagttgcttgttgtgcgataaccatgttcactggggacgccatcaactactctttgttgaatttcatgtgagttgctatgcatgtccgtcttgtctgaagtaagagagatctaccaccttatggttaagcatgcatattgttagagaagaacattgggccgctaactaaagccatgatccatggtggaactttcagttttggacatatatcctcaatctcaaatgagaaaattattaattgttgttacatgcttatgcataaaagaggagtccattatctgttgtctatgttgtcccggtatggatgtctaagttgaagaataatcaatagcgagaaatccaatgcgagctttctccttagacctttatacaagcggcatagaggtacccctttgtgacacttggtcaaaacatgtgcattgtgatgatccggtagtccaagctaattaggataaggtgcgggcactattagtacactatgcatgaggcttgcaacttgtaagatataatttacatgatacatatgctttattactaccgttgacaaaattgtttcatgttttcaaaatcaaagctctagcacaaatatagcaatcgatgcttttcctctatggaggaccattcttttactttcaatgttgagtcagttcacctatttctctccacctcaagaagcaaacacttgtgtgaactgtgcattgattcctacatacttgcttattgcacttattatattactctatgttgacaatatccatgagatatacatgttacaagttgaaagcaaccgctgaaacttaatcttcttttgtgttgcttcaatgcttttactatgaattattgctttatgagttaactcttatgcaagactatttgatgcttgtcttgaagtgctattcatgaaaagtctttgctatatgattcacttgtttactcatgtcatatacattgttttaatcgctgcattcactatatatgctttacaaatagtatgatcaagattatgatggcatgtcactccagaaattatctgtgttatcgttttacctgctcgggacgagcagaactaagcttggggatgctgatacgtctccgacgtatcaataatttcttatgttccatgccacattattgatgttgtctacatgttttatgcacactttatgtcatattcgtgcattttctggaactaacctattaacaagatgccgaagtgccagttgctattttctgctgtttttggtttgagaaatcctagtaacgaaatattctcggaattggacgaaatcaacgcccaggggcctatttttccacgaagcttccagaagtccgaagacgaaacgaagaggggccacgaggcagccagagcatagggcggcgcggcccctgccctggccgcgcggccctatggtctgggcccctcgcgccgcctcttgacctacccttccgcctacttaaagcctccgtgacgaaacccccagtaccgagagccacgatacggaaaaccttactgagacgctgccgccgatcccatctcgggggatctaggagatcgcctccggcaccctgccggagaggggaatcatctcccggaggactctacgccgccatggtcgcctccggtgtgatgtgtgagtagtctacccctggactatgggtccatagctgtagctagatggttgtcttctccccattgtgctatcattgtcggatcttgtgagctgcctaacatgatcaagatcatctatctgtaattctatatgttgcgtttgttgggatccgatgaatagagaatacttgttatgttgattatcaaagttatatctatgtgttgtttatgatcttgcatgctctccgttactagtagatgctctggccaagtagatgcttgtaactccaagagggagtatttatgctcgatagtgggttcatgcctgcattgacactgggacgatgtgagaaagttctaaggttgtgttgtgctgttgccactagggataaaacattgatgctatgtctaaggatgtagttgttgattacattacgcaccatacttaatgcaattgtctgttgctttgcaacttaatactggaaggggttcggatgataacctgaaggtggactttttaggcatagatgcagttggatggcggtctatgtactttgtcgtaatgcccaattaaatctcactatactcatcatgatatgtatgtgcatggtcatgctctctttatttgtcaatttcccaactgtaatttgttcacccaacatgctgtttgtcttatgggagagacacctctagtgaactgtggaccccggtccaattctctttactgaaatacaatctactgcaatactgttttactgttttctgcaaacaatcatctttcacacaatacggttaatcctttgttacagcaagccggtgagattgacaacctcactgtttcgttggggcaaagtactttggttgtgttgtgcaggttccacgttggcgccggaatccctggtgttgcgccgcactacatcccgccgccatcaaccttcaacgtgcttcttggctcctcctggttcgataaaccttggtttctttctgagggaaaacttgctgctgtgcgcatcataccttcctcttggggttcccaacgaacgtgtgagttacacgccatcaggctccactcaagtgcacctgaatgctctgcattgccgttgcccttgtgccgccaattaatttcactgtctcgaggtaatctaccagccaatcctcaggatcctgcaatccgtcgaattttttaaaattatcgggtagcttaaaccctgagggcacccgagtttttcggaccctcctcgtaaaacatggtagcccgcacatatcctcttcggctaagtctggagaatgtcgatgttcccttctatgttgtcgtgccctgtctacccttgcctgggtttctgcgtcccttgcttcacctgttctttcgggagctgctgctgcaaccgcgggtcgtggactattttgccttgctgatccttcgggaggcgtcgatgcgaacgctgttcccatggctccaacgcctgccatggccatattatacaatgcttcccttggatctccaggaggtggtctagatgcgaggataaaggcttgtgtcgccatgtacccagcttccggtgttttgggaataatgtttcctctcgtgtctatcgacataaaagacatgtcgaggttttggactagattctctctttctgcttcaggtatgttttgcaaccttgaccttgccctgttccgagcttctctgtgactatctcccgaagttcctgaatgtcgactgaggtctgcccttcgcctgcttgacgcggaagctgcctcccttcttttgTTCAGAACCTCTGTTTGTTTTTCCAGTTCCCTTCCAGcccgagcgagtctatattggtatgcctgcaattcctcgaccgtggtggttgtcgccattggttctgaaccatccatagctcttgcggctctatcccatgctgcttgtggcaactgaactctcatacgtggtgtaggcccagcgtatttgttgcccaatcctcgccttaagtcagagggatcgacgtatggatttcccagatcgtcgaaagcctccgacgtttcatcctgatcacgacttgcttctccgatgacgtagatttgatgatatttagaattctgcgccttgctggattcggtgacaccatcatagagattggtgaagacctttccaatggtggtagatttgtcgatgaagtcgaagctgtcgacgctttcggaatcgctgcttatataggagtccgcagacgactcgaaagacatgtcgctgaagatcttggcaagtttttcgcttgccttggtgctgacgaagcgtggcgaagagatttcttcatcgcctgactcgatcgatgatgccgagcttgaagattcagtatgctccacaggaaacctcgggaaggtcggaatttccagacgataacttccttccttcccgacgcgaaagtggaacctcccgaacgtcatctccatgggctcctccggatatgtatatgcatccaaacgggagggcgggtgaggtacaaaatcaacgagaccagtttcgatctgtttacctctatccatgatgttgcttgctgccgatgaagtcgatgattctgagcgtgccatcgagatcagctccttgtcgcctctaaatcccacagacggcgccaattgacaaggtattaacttgtcaatgcctacaagtagtagactagggtttcgttggatgtagagggcaagtagatctcgaaggtttcagccgaaaagtgctcgacgaaataAAGATAGGGTTTgttcaacaatgattcgatgatcctctcgtccctcgacccccccttatatatgaggcggagccgagggattcatattgtacacgttacaaagtccgggaaggttcttAACTCATCCCATAAGATTACAAACAactcttcctattacaactctaactttccttaataatatcttcgggcttccgagtcttcctatatttcgggtagtgggccttcatcaaACCTCGGGTACTATCCTtgacaggcccattggggatgcctatgtcaagcaGGCCACAAAAGGCTTCAGACCCTTTTGTCCCAGTTTGAAGCTCTAACTGGGACAAAAGGCCTTAAAGAACTACGACAAAAGACCCCGCACCTTCTTGGTGATTTTGGTGGGCTGCCCATTTATCCCGACTCCGGACCGGACCGGGACAAAATGCCTGGACGGAACTCGGAAGGTCCGTTTTCTAGTAGTGGCTGCGGCATTGACAAGAAAACTGGTGCTGCAAGCCTACTCCAAAATGTCGATCATCGCTTCCTACTCCAAAATGTGGATGCGATGATCATTGTGAAAGTCAGATGCACCATGCCACATGCACGGTGACGTTTATTAGTCAGCCCATGCAACATGTttagctttgtttttttttttttgagaaacatagtacaaacgcaggcgctcacatacacgcgcatacactcacccctatgaacgcacacacgcacacactacccctatgagcacctccggatgaccgagccggcggattggatcttgaaattgacgaagtcaccacaggcgcctcgctgtcgacgggaacgtcgcctcccactgaaagaatattccgcctttatgagacacacatatgtcaaacctggggtttgaactctggtgggctgggggtacaaccaccctcctaaccacccaacttcAGGTTGTGGATCTCCAGGCAACTAATTTCTtctaagagcaattccaatagtatagtCGATTGTTGGCTATAAGCAAGATGCTATGTCATCTATAGTTAATATGTAGCCaacatgtacaatagttggctataagaatgtaCTACTTTTTTAATGGATGGCCCACCTTTCATTCACACACCTTGCCtacgagcacgtgctagagctagctcttgcataagagcccacttacattctctctcctcttctctctcctctaactagacataaatatattattttaatctttatagccagctgactagaccTTATTATACTTGCTCTAACGCACTCCTCCTTGTACAAGAGAAACAGAAAAAAATGATACTCCCATAGGTTAAAGAAACAATGTACTACTCCGTAGTACTTACACTTCTTCTACCGTCCGTAATAAAATTAATTGATCAGGATATGCACATTACGTGCTGTAAAATTGATTAATCCCAGGATAATTAAGAAAGAATGAACTACTAGTAGATGCAACAACCAGCTACTACGAACATGTGTAGGCAGGTGAGCTGTCACGGTCACGGCATGTAGTTGGTGAGAGCGTAGGCGACGGTGCTCCCGTAGAAGACCAGGCCGGTGACGGCGAGCACGCAGAGCGCGAACGTGGCGCCGACGGTGATCGGGATGTTGCACGAGAGGATCCCGAACTTGAGCTGGATGGCGTCGATCATGGAGAGCAGCAGGAAGAAGGTGCCCATGATGGAGCAGACCGCCGCGAGCAGCATCATGGGCCGGGCGTACCGCAGCACGGCGCGGCGCCGCTCCCGGGGCCCAGCGGCGCGCCACGCCGGCATCTCCTCGCAGTCGTCGGTCATGACCGGCTTCTGCTCGCCGTCGCCGTAGAAGTCGTCGCCGGCGGCCAGCAGCGTGACTAAGAGCTTCATCCCCTGCGCCACCAAGCTGGACAGGAGGTAGAAGCCGAAGGAGAGGATCTCGAAGAGGAAGAAGTTGCGGGCGATGTCGTCGCCGGCGACGCAGTTGGTGGGCACGGTGGAGGAGGCCGTGATGGTGCCAGTGATGCCGATGAAGACGGCCACCGTGAGGAAGGTGTTGGCGGACACGATCCCCTCCAGCGCCTTCACGTGCACGTCCGGGTtccgccgccgcaccgtcggcATAGTTGTCCTTGATTTCGTAGCTAGAGCGGCGGTGAGATCATGAGACTAGCTAGAGCGGCGGTGAGTGGGAATGAGTGAGTGGGCGATTCAGTGAGCTCGACAAGTCACAAGTCTCTTCAATACATGGTGGTTTATCGAGCACTACTTAATTAATCAACTAACTATAATTTCATTTGGAAATTACAAATTAGTAATCAGGACTTGCAATTGCTAGCTCTGCTTTTGAGAGGAGTCATCTTGCTTAGGCTGGTGGAAATGCTAAACAAATTAAGGTAGGTACTCCTAATGCTAGTACTTAATTAAGCTCTCCAATGAACGTGCATATAACTAGCTTTATTAGTTAGTTAGTAAGTAACGATGATCCATCGCTTTTGCCAAACCTGAAAGGTGCAATGATTTAGGATGACACGCATGGATGGACATTCAGTTGAGTTGATAGCTGCAGGTTAACCACCCCGGTTGTTGCCTTGCTCCGAGTAGCTAGCATGCATCAGTAGCTAGTGGCCCTAGCTGGCTCCTGGCTGCTTGTCCAATCCTCGGGATTGTTCTTGCAACCCATGCATGCATGATTGCTCCAAACAAAACTCACATATCCCTAGCATTCTACTTTTTGTTCACCAATTTTTTTATTCACTATGAATTTTATGTAGTATAATTAATAATGAGGATAttcctactacactactacctccatcatagcaagatgaagacgatgctgctgtgaagttcaagtccaatgaagtcaggattgaacCAATAACACGAGCTCGTgtgaagctactcaaacaacatgtgaacttgttcctaagtgatactttgatcgatgagagctttatactgcctaagccctattacttatgtatgatcaggtatgaggagggagcaagtatcgcacgaggaggagaggagcagctggacaaaaagctggacatggagctataCATAGaggtggacatgaagatatcccctggacgcgtgagggaggagagggaggcatgcacgAAGGAGGAAGAAGTATAGGCCGGTGTTAGGTCCGGTCAGATCGGccaccacgccggcgcgcccggtcacaggcccggtccgaccgggcgccaCACCGGATCAGCCTGACGCAGACCGGACGCAAAGCTTGTGCCAGCCGAGCAATATCCAGTAAGCCTGGACCCTTAGCCCGGTTCCCACCCGGCGCCAGacccg
This region of Lolium perenne isolate Kyuss_39 chromosome 2, Kyuss_2.0, whole genome shotgun sequence genomic DNA includes:
- the LOC127330957 gene encoding uncharacterized protein yields the protein MPTVRRRNPDVHVKALEGIVSANTFLTVAVFIGITGTITASSTVPTNCVAGDDIARNFFLFEILSFGFYLLSSLVAQGMKLLVTLLAAGDDFYGDGEQKPVMTDDCEEMPAWRAAGPRERRRAVLRYARPMMLLAAVCSIMGTFFLLLSMIDAIQLKFGILSCNIPITVGATFALCVLAVTGLVFYGSTVAYALTNYMP